The Deltaproteobacteria bacterium region ATCCAAATCGGGTTTAAGATGTGGACATCGGCCCGGAAGATGTTAATGGCCCACCTGAAAAGCACCCACCCGGAATGGGATGATAAACAAATTTCGCAGGAAGTGGCTAAAAAGCTGTCCCATGGAACGGTTTGAAATACTGCAAAAGATTATAAACAGGAGGTTCTCGTGAGATTAACCATCAGCGGTAAGGGCATGGACAGGATGCCCGGTTTTGCTTTTCAGGTGATGAAGATGATGTTTGACATCAGGGATAGATTCGTTTCGGTATCCTCTCTCCTGGATGAGTTCGGTATAGAGCCCGGACAGACTGTTGTCGATTATGGCTGCGGTCCGGGATCCTACCTCAAGCGCGCTTCCAAATTGGTGGGACCGCAGGGGCGGGTATTCGCCCTCGATATCCACGAACTCGCCATCAGGGCCGTGACGAAACGGGCCGCCCAGGAACGGCTGACCAATGTGACCGCGGTGCTGACAGACCGCAACAAGTGCTCCCTGGCCGGGGGGATAGCCGATATTATCTACGCACTGGACATGTTTCATATGGTGAGCGATCCCGGGGGACTCATGGGCGATTTGAACAGAATTTCGAAAAGAAGCGGATTCCTTTTCATTGACAACGGTCATCAGAGCAGAGACGAAGCCA contains the following coding sequences:
- a CDS encoding methyltransferase domain-containing protein, with protein sequence MDRMPGFAFQVMKMMFDIRDRFVSVSSLLDEFGIEPGQTVVDYGCGPGSYLKRASKLVGPQGRVFALDIHELAIRAVTKRAAQERLTNVTAVLTDRNKCSLAGGIADIIYALDMFHMVSDPGGLMGDLNRISKRSGFLFIDNGHQSRDEARTKIIDSGLWEMVEEKKRYMKWRPLPYDKRF